One genomic window of Punica granatum isolate Tunisia-2019 chromosome 1, ASM765513v2, whole genome shotgun sequence includes the following:
- the LOC116192319 gene encoding F-box protein At1g47056-like isoform X2: MSGPHFRVPRPQRQEAVFPRLPPLAQDRRTEPPPPLPQCQFRPPPIDPFLVRAIRCSHAAHPHVRPEIDEHRGRRARDDIRELLEPPASEAACLPQPHPSRHGSLREKLQGPQEVLLQPMYFRSQRGPGVVGDSLRTIFLKELYNGPSFYPLIIGSKNLRTLRLMKCSGDWDRMLQAITERVPGMVGIHLERIQVSDLGLNAISSCPSLEIFLMKTPYCTNLGLASVAEHCRLLRKLSIDGCRANSIGDQGLLSVATYCHNLQELVLVGVNATSLSLGSIASNCPNLERLALCGIKTVGDAEIACIAAKCTALKKLCIRSCPITDQGVEAVASGCPCLVKVKIKRCKSVTRRAVGWLRARRESLTLDLDTVGDQELGYLTGGGDW, encoded by the exons ATGTCTGGCCCTCATTTTCGAGTCCCTCGGCCCCAACGACAGGAGGCAGTGTTCCCTCGTCTGCCGCCGCTGGCTCAGGATCGAAGGACAGAGCCACCACCGCCTCTCCCTCAATGCCAATTCCGGCCTCCTCCCATCGATCCCTTCCTTGTTCGAGCGATTCGATGCAGTCACGCGGCTCACCCTCACGTGCGACCGGAGATCGACGAGCATCGGGGACGACGCGCTCGTGACGATATCCGTGAGCTGCTCGAACCTCCGGCGAGTGAAGCTGCTTGCCTGCCGCAACCTCACCCATCGAGGCATGGAAGCCTTCGCGAAAAACTGCAGGGGCCTCAAGAAGTTCTCCTGCAGCCAATGTACTTTCGCAGCCAAAGGG GTCCCGGCGTGGTGGGTGATTCGCTGAGGACGATATTCTTGAAGGAGCTTTACAACGGACCAAGCTTCTACCCTTTGATCATCGGCTCAAAGAACCTGAGGACTCTGAGGCTCATGAAGTGCTCGGGCGACTGGGACAGAATGCTGCAGGCGATAACAGAGCGGGTGCCCGGCATGGTTGGGATCCATCTGGAGAGGATTCAGGTGAGCGATCTCGGCCTAAATGCCATTTCCAGTTGTCCGAGTTTAGAGATATTCCTCATGAAGACGCCTTACTGCACAAATCTCGGGCTTGCTTCAGTTGCCGAACATTGCAGGCTACTGAGGAAACTGAGTATTGATGGATGCAGGGCAAACAGCATTGGTGATCAGGGCTTACTCTCTGTAGCTACTTACTGCCATAATTTGCAAGAACTTGTTCTTGTCGGCGTGAATGCTACAAGCTTGAGTTTAGGTTCAATAGCTTCGAATTGCCCGAATTTAGAGCGATTAGCGCTCTGTGGTATCAAGACAGTGGGCGATGCTGAGATTGCGTGCATTGCTGCAAAATGTACTGCCTTAAAGAAGCTCTGCATTAGGAGCTGCCCAATCACGGATCAGGGAGTAGAAGCGGTAGCTAGTGGGTGCCCTTGTTTGGTGAAAGTGAAGATAAAGAGGTGTAAATCAGTGACTCGCAGGGCAGTAGGTTGGTTGAGAGCCCGGCGAGAATCACTCACTTTGGATCTGGATACAGTCGGCGATCAAGAACTGGGGTATCTGACTGGTGGTGGTGACTGGTGA
- the LOC116192448 gene encoding putative receptor protein kinase ZmPK1: MRNPIFSFISSSLFMPVLLFLAISFSLTSSTSVHRDRFLRRGSALSVDDPDDVLSSPNGAFFAGFHPVGRNAYSFAVWFSNRSCMLDCIVWMANRDKPVNGKHSKLILDKHGNLFLTDAGHKVVWSTDIALSSSATYVGLHLLDSGNLILRSFGPRPVDDTVMWQSFDHPTNTLHPEQKFTRFTELVSSRARGNISSGYYKFYFDNDNILRLLYSGPEISSVYWPHPYQLPWDYGRTTYNDSRVALLDSLGNFTSSDDWKFLASDYGEKIPRRLTLDFDGNVRLYSLSRNGEWTISWQAITTPCDVHGICGPNAVCLYNARSGRSCSYAPGYERKNLSDWSQGCKPKFESFCKLPDPETGEFIRFPHLDFYGYDEDHYPNYTLNQCKKKCLELCNCKGFQYKFRDSNRHDCYPKVLLLNGRASATGYGTIYFRLPKAILSSEQLQLESSTLNCSHSPKDVELHRVYSRRHESELLLKILLILAVVIAGFEALGVLLVLCFVTGTWKAKDEARQGYHLAAMGFRRYTYAELRKATRNFREEIGRGAVGSVYRAILLGDRSAAVKRLNEMTLHGEEEFLAEVSTIGKLNHMNLLELWGYCAEGKHRLLVYEYMEHGSLAENLAKGTLDWGKRFDVAVEAARGLAYLHEECLEWVLHCDVKPQNILLDLNYKPKVADFGLSKLLNRGDVKHSSFSKIRGTRGYMAPEWVYNLSITSKVDVYSYGIVLLEMVTGRSPGGGVLDTSTGGETENLGLTSWVKQKMSGEVPTATRIEEIVDHSIEGGYDVKKVEVLVAVALQCVADDKDDRPTMSQVVEMLHCCTNEAEI; the protein is encoded by the coding sequence ATGAGAAACCCAATATTTTCCTTCATCTCATCATCATTGTTCATGCCAGTTCTCCTCTTCCTCGCAATCTCTTTTTCGTTAACCTCATCAACTTCAGTTCACCGGGACCGCTTTCTCAGGAGAGGCTCCGCCCTCTCTGTTGATGATCCAGATGACGTCCTGAGTTCCCCAAATGGTGCCTTCTTCGCTGGGTTTCACCCAGTTGGCCGTAATGCGTACTCATTTGCTGTATGGTTCAGTAACCGATCCTGCATGCTTGACTGCATCGTTTGGATGGCAAATCGAGACAAACCAGTCAACGGCAAACACTCAAAACTCATCCTCGACAAGCATGGAAATCTTTTCTTGACTGATGCCGGCCACAAGGTTGTCTGGTCCACTGACATAGCCTTATCTTCATCAGCCACCTATGTTGGGTTGCACCTTCTCGACTCCGGAAACCTCATACTTCGTAGCTTTGGCCCTAGGCCAGTAGATGACACAGTCATGTGGCAGAGCTTTGATCACCCAACCAATACGCTTCACCCTGAACAGAAGTTCACCCGGTTTACCGAGCTTGTCTCGTCCAGAGCCCGTGGAAATATCTCCTCGGGCTACtacaaattctattttgaCAATGACAACATCCTCCGGCTCCTTTACAGTGGCCCTGAGATCTCGAGCGTATACTGGCCCCATCCTTACCAACTTCCTTGGGATTATGGGAGGACCACATACAATGACAGTCGGGTTGCGTTGCTAGACTCTCTTGGCAACTTCACCTCCTCTGACGATTGGAAATTTTTGGCTTCCGATTATGGGGAGAAAATTCCAAGAAGGCTGACGTTGGACTTCGATGGAAATGTCCGCCTGTACAGCCTGTCGAGGAATGGTGAGTGGACTATCTCATGGCAGGCAATCACCACACCCTGCGATGTACATGGAATTTGTGGGCCCAATGCCGTGTGCCTGTATAACGCAAGATCCGGGAGGAGCTGCTCTTATGCCCCAGGATATGAGAGGAAAAACCTTAGCGATTGGTCTCAGGGATGCAAGCCAAAGTTCGAGAGCTTCTGCAAGTTACCTGATCCTGAGACAGGTGAATTCATCCGTTTTCCACACCTGGATTTCTATGGCTACGATGAGGACCACTACCCAAATTACACCTTGAATCAATGCAAAAAGAAATGCTTGGAGTTGTGCAACTGCAAAGGGTTTCAGTACAAATTTCGAGACAGTAACCGGCATGATTGTTACCCCAAGGTGTTGCTATTGAACGGGCGTGCCTCGGCCACTGGTTATGGGACCATCTATTTCAGGTTGCCCAAAGCCATACTGTCCTCTGAACAACTCCAGCTGGAATCTTCCACCTTAAATTGCTCACACAGTCCGAAGGATGTTGAGCTACACAGAGTATATTCCAGAAGACATGAGAGTGAGTTGCTGTTGAAGATTCTGCTGATTTTGGCGGTGGTGATTGCAGGATTTGAGGCCCTAGGGGTACTCCTTGTGCTATGTTTCGTAACCGGGACATGGAAAGCGAAAGATGAAGCCAGGCAGGGGTATCATCTTGCTGCTATGGGATTCAGAAGGTACACATACGCCGAGCTCAGAAAGGCTACACGGAATTTCAGGGAAGAAATTGGTAGAGGGGCTGTAGGGAGCGTTTACAGGGCAATCCTGTTGGGTGATCGGAGTGCAGCGGTGAAGCGGCTTAATGAGATGACCCTTCACGGAGAGGAGGAGTTCCTCGCGGAGGTGAGCACGATTGGGAAGCTCAATCACATGAACCTGCTTGAGCTATGGGGCTACTGTGCCGAGGGGAAGCACCGCCTTCTAGTCTATGAGTACATGGAGCACGGCTCATTGGCCGAGAACCTTGCCAAAGGCACACTAGACTGGGGAAAGAGGTTTGATGTTGCAGTCGAGGCGGCGAGGGGACTTGCCTATTTACATGAGGAGTGCTTGGAGTGGGTCTTGCACTGTGACGTGAAACCTCAGAACATACTTTTGGACTTGAATTACAAACCCAAAGTGGCAGACTTTGGGCTCTCCAAGCTTCTAAACCGCGGGGACGTAAAACATTCAAGTTTCTCTAAGATTAGAGGGACTCGGGGCTACATGGCACCGGAGTGGGTTTACAACCTATCAATCACGTCCAAGGTTGATGTGTACAGCTATGGGATTGTACTGCTAGAGATGGTCACAGGGCGGAGCCCGGGGGGAGGAGTGCTGGATACCAGCACGGGAGGCGAGACAGAGAACCTAGGGCTGACTTCTTGGGTGAAACAAAAGATGAGCGGAGAAGTTCCAACGGCGACAAGGATCGAAGAGATCGTCGATCACTCCATAGAAGGTGGATATGATGTAAAGAAGGTCGAGGTTCTGGTCGCAGTGGCCCTTCAATGCGTTGCAGACGACAAAGATGACAGACCCACAATGAGCCAAGTGGTCGAGATGCTCCATTGCTGTACAAATGAGGCTGAAATCTAG
- the LOC116192319 gene encoding F-box protein At1g47056-like isoform X3, producing MGQNASASRFKIQPTALIPLIGAKEGNGQSEEVGPEPSDCTSDLPDECLALIFESLGPNDRRQCSLVCRRWLRIEGQSHHRLSLNANSGLLPSIPSLFERFDAVTRLTLTCDRRSTSIGDDALVTISVSCSNLRRVKLLACRNLTHRGMEAFAKNCRGLKKFSCSQCTFAAKGVNAILDNCASLEELSVKRLRSLTDETVFDLIGPGVVGDSLRTIFLKELYNGPSFYPLIIGSKNLRTLRLMKCSGDWDRMLQAITERVPGMVGIHLERIQGKQHW from the exons ATGGGCCAAAACGCCTCCGCCAGCCGCTTCAAGATCCAGCCGACGGCCCTGATTCCGCTCATCGGCGCCAAGGAAGGCAACGGCCAAAGCGAGGAGGTCGGTCCCGAGCCGTCTGATTGCACCTCCGATCTTCCCGACGAATGTCTGGCCCTCATTTTCGAGTCCCTCGGCCCCAACGACAGGAGGCAGTGTTCCCTCGTCTGCCGCCGCTGGCTCAGGATCGAAGGACAGAGCCACCACCGCCTCTCCCTCAATGCCAATTCCGGCCTCCTCCCATCGATCCCTTCCTTGTTCGAGCGATTCGATGCAGTCACGCGGCTCACCCTCACGTGCGACCGGAGATCGACGAGCATCGGGGACGACGCGCTCGTGACGATATCCGTGAGCTGCTCGAACCTCCGGCGAGTGAAGCTGCTTGCCTGCCGCAACCTCACCCATCGAGGCATGGAAGCCTTCGCGAAAAACTGCAGGGGCCTCAAGAAGTTCTCCTGCAGCCAATGTACTTTCGCAGCCAAAGGGGTTAATGCCATCCTCGATAACTGCGCATCACTAGAAGAACTATCAGTTAAGAGGCTTCGCAGCCTCACTGACGAGACCGTTTTCGATCTGATAGGTCCCGGCGTGGTGGGTGATTCGCTGAGGACGATATTCTTGAAGGAGCTTTACAACGGACCAAGCTTCTACCCTTTGATCATCGGCTCAAAGAACCTGAGGACTCTGAGGCTCATGAAGTGCTCGGGCGACTGGGACAGAATGCTGCAGGCGATAACAGAGCGGGTGCCCGGCATGGTTGGGATCCATCTGGAGAGGATTCAG GGCAAACAGCATTGGTGA
- the LOC116192319 gene encoding F-box protein At1g47056-like isoform X1, whose protein sequence is MGQNASASRFKIQPTALIPLIGAKEGNGQSEEVGPEPSDCTSDLPDECLALIFESLGPNDRRQCSLVCRRWLRIEGQSHHRLSLNANSGLLPSIPSLFERFDAVTRLTLTCDRRSTSIGDDALVTISVSCSNLRRVKLLACRNLTHRGMEAFAKNCRGLKKFSCSQCPGVVGDSLRTIFLKELYNGPSFYPLIIGSKNLRTLRLMKCSGDWDRMLQAITERVPGMVGIHLERIQVSDLGLNAISSCPSLEIFLMKTPYCTNLGLASVAEHCRLLRKLSIDGCRANSIGDQGLLSVATYCHNLQELVLVGVNATSLSLGSIASNCPNLERLALCGIKTVGDAEIACIAAKCTALKKLCIRSCPITDQGVEAVASGCPCLVKVKIKRCKSVTRRAVGWLRARRESLTLDLDTVGDQELGYLTGGGDW, encoded by the exons ATGGGCCAAAACGCCTCCGCCAGCCGCTTCAAGATCCAGCCGACGGCCCTGATTCCGCTCATCGGCGCCAAGGAAGGCAACGGCCAAAGCGAGGAGGTCGGTCCCGAGCCGTCTGATTGCACCTCCGATCTTCCCGACGAATGTCTGGCCCTCATTTTCGAGTCCCTCGGCCCCAACGACAGGAGGCAGTGTTCCCTCGTCTGCCGCCGCTGGCTCAGGATCGAAGGACAGAGCCACCACCGCCTCTCCCTCAATGCCAATTCCGGCCTCCTCCCATCGATCCCTTCCTTGTTCGAGCGATTCGATGCAGTCACGCGGCTCACCCTCACGTGCGACCGGAGATCGACGAGCATCGGGGACGACGCGCTCGTGACGATATCCGTGAGCTGCTCGAACCTCCGGCGAGTGAAGCTGCTTGCCTGCCGCAACCTCACCCATCGAGGCATGGAAGCCTTCGCGAAAAACTGCAGGGGCCTCAAGAAGTTCTCCTGCAGCCAAT GTCCCGGCGTGGTGGGTGATTCGCTGAGGACGATATTCTTGAAGGAGCTTTACAACGGACCAAGCTTCTACCCTTTGATCATCGGCTCAAAGAACCTGAGGACTCTGAGGCTCATGAAGTGCTCGGGCGACTGGGACAGAATGCTGCAGGCGATAACAGAGCGGGTGCCCGGCATGGTTGGGATCCATCTGGAGAGGATTCAGGTGAGCGATCTCGGCCTAAATGCCATTTCCAGTTGTCCGAGTTTAGAGATATTCCTCATGAAGACGCCTTACTGCACAAATCTCGGGCTTGCTTCAGTTGCCGAACATTGCAGGCTACTGAGGAAACTGAGTATTGATGGATGCAGGGCAAACAGCATTGGTGATCAGGGCTTACTCTCTGTAGCTACTTACTGCCATAATTTGCAAGAACTTGTTCTTGTCGGCGTGAATGCTACAAGCTTGAGTTTAGGTTCAATAGCTTCGAATTGCCCGAATTTAGAGCGATTAGCGCTCTGTGGTATCAAGACAGTGGGCGATGCTGAGATTGCGTGCATTGCTGCAAAATGTACTGCCTTAAAGAAGCTCTGCATTAGGAGCTGCCCAATCACGGATCAGGGAGTAGAAGCGGTAGCTAGTGGGTGCCCTTGTTTGGTGAAAGTGAAGATAAAGAGGTGTAAATCAGTGACTCGCAGGGCAGTAGGTTGGTTGAGAGCCCGGCGAGAATCACTCACTTTGGATCTGGATACAGTCGGCGATCAAGAACTGGGGTATCTGACTGGTGGTGGTGACTGGTGA